From the genome of Azospirillum fermentarium:
AGCGGCACATAGGCGCCGCCGGCCTTCAGGATCGCCAGCAGGCCGACCAGCATGTCCAGCGACGGCTCCACATGCAGCCCCACCGTCACCTCCGGCCCCACGCCCAGGGCGATCAGCCGGTGGGCGGCGCGGTTGGCCAGCCGGTTCAGCGCGCCATAGGTCAGCACGCCGTCGCCGTGGACCAGCGCCGGGCGGTCGGGGGTGAGCGCTGCCTGACGCTCGAACAGCGCGTGGATGGTCCCGTCCTGCGGCGTGGGGGCCATGGTGCGGTTCCAATCCACCAGAATGGCGCGCCGCTGCGCCTCGCCCAGCAGGGGCAGGGCGGCGATGTCGGCGTCCGGGGCGGCCGCCATGGCGTCGAGGATGCGGCGGTACTGGCCGGTGAACGCGTCGATGGTGGCGTCGTCGAACAGGTCGGTGTCGTATTCGACGGTGCCGTGCAACTCCCCGCCGCGTTCCTCCAGCGACAGGGTGAGGTCGAACTTCGCCGACACCGCCGTGGGTTCCACCACCGACAGGGTGAGATCACCCATTTCCATGTCGGGCATGGGCGCGTTCTGCAGGACGAACATCACCTGGAAAATCGGGGTGTGGCTCAGGCTGCGTTCGGGCTGCAGCGTCTCCACGATCTGCTCGAACGGCACGTCCTGATGGTCATAGGCCGACAGGGCCGTGCGCCGGATGCGCTCCAGCACCGTGCGCACCGACGGCTGTCCCGACAGGTCGATGCGCAGCGGCAGGGTGTTGACGAAGAACCCCACCAGGGATTCCAGTGCTGCCTGATTGCGGTTGGCGATGGGTGACCCCACCACCAGATCGTCGGTGCGGCCCAGCCGGGCCAGCAGGATGCCGAACCCCGCCAGCAGGGTCATGAACGGCGTGGCCTCGGCGCTGCGGCCAAGCTGGTTCACCCGCGCGGTCAGGCCGGCGTCGATGACGAAGCCGTGGATGCGCCCGCGGTGGCGCCGCACCGCCGGGCGCGGACGGTCGAAGGGCAGCTCCAGCACCGCCGGCGCCCCGGCCAACTGGCCGGTCCAATAGCGCATCTGCGCCTGCAAGACCTCGCCGCTCAGCCATTGGCGCTGCCAGACGGCGTAATCGGCGTACTGCACCGGCAGGGCGGGCAGCGGGCTGGGCTGCCCGGCGCTGAAGGCACGGTAGAGGGCGGCCATCTCCTGGAAGATCAGGCCGATGGACCACTGGTCGGAGATGATGTGGTGCAGGGTGACGGCGAAGACATGCTCACCCGGCGCCAGCCGCAGCAGGACGGCGCGGAACAGCGTGTCGCGCGCCAGATCGAACGGGCGCTCGCTTTCACTGGCCAGCCGCTGGCGCAACTCCAGATCCCGCGCGTGCGGCGGCAGCGCGTCCAGCGCCACCGTGCGCAGGGCATAGGGCACCGGGTCGGCCACCGCCTGCACCGGGCTGCCGCCCCGTTCGGGGAAGCTGGTGCGCAGGGCGTCGTGCCGCCGGGCGATCTCCCCGACCACCCGTTCCAGCGCGTCCACGTCCAGCGGCCCGGTGATGCGGATGGCGCCCGCGATGTGGTAGGCGAGGCTCTGCCCCTCCAGCCGGTCGAGGAACCACAGGCGCTGCTGGGAGAAGGACAGGGGTGCCGAATCCCGCTCCGCCGCGCTCAGCGCCACGATGGGCGGCAGCACCACGTCGGCGCGGGTGTCGGTGCCGCCCAGCCGTTCGGCCAGCAACCGCACGGTCGGGGTGTCGAACAGCGCCTTGATCGGCAATTCCACCGCCCACGCCTCGCGGATGCGGGAAATCACCTGAATGGCGAGCAGGGAGTGGCCGCCCAGATGGAAGAAATTGTCGGTGGCCCCCACCCGCTCCACGCCCAGCACGGCGGCCCAGATGGCGGCCAGCTTTTCCTCGTCCGGGGTGCGGGGGGCCTCGTACTTGCCCTCCACATCCAGGCCCGCCGGGACGGGCAGCGCCCGCCGGTCGATCTTGCCGTTCGGCGTCAGCGGCAGCCGGTCCAGGCACACGATGGCCGAGGGCACCATGTAGTCGGGCAGCCGTTCGGCCATGCGCCGGCGCAGGTCGGCCACCAGCGCGCGCACCCGCCCGCCGCGCACGGGATCGTTGGCCAGCGGCGCATCGGTGGCACCGTCCGCCGGGGTGAGCGGGATGCCGATGCCGTCGTCCGGGCCGGTGCCGCGGGACAGCACCGCGTCGAACCGCCCCGATCCCGGCTGGCCGCCCGGCCAGCCGCACGACACGCGCAGGCCCAGATCACGGCCCAGTTCCCACACCTGTTCCGGCGTGACGCCGCCGGCCGGATGCTCGTCCAGATGCCGGCGCATAGCCTCCACGGATGCGGGGCCGGCGGGATCGGCCAGCCACGCCAGCACCCGGCGGTCGTCGTCCACCCGGCGGTTGCGCAGGTTGCGGATGGTCACCGGCCCCGTCTGGGCCGCCTGTGCCACCGCGGCGCGGATCTCGTCCCACGCCGGGCCGTGGCCGGCGTCGATGACGGTGCCGGCGTCCGCTGCGGGCACCCCCGGCCCGACGCGCAGAACCACGTCGTAGCGGAACCGGGTCATCTCGTTGAGGGCCGCACCGCGCTTCAGTTGCAGCAGCACGCGGCTGATGCGGGGGAAGCGGGCGGGCAGGGCGGCGAACAGCGCCGGGTCGAACAGCAATTCCTCTTCATGCTCGGCCTGTCCGGCCACGCGGCGGCGCAGATCGTCGGGCGTGCAGGAATCCTCCGCCTGATGGAACTGCACCGACGCGTGCTGAAGCTCCAGCAGCGGCAGGGCGCGCAGATCACCTAAGAAGATGGAACCGCCGTCGGCCACCGCCGCCACCGCCGCGTCCAGCACGTCGAGGAAATAGTCCAGGCCGGGGAAATACTGGGAGACGGAGTTGACCACCACCGTGTCGAAGCAGCGGTGGTGCCCCTCCCCCACCTCCCGCGCCTGACGGCGCAGCAGCCGGACCTGGGTCAGACCGCGCGCCGTCACCCGCGCGCTCAGCGTTTCAAGGACGGAGGCGGAGAAGTCCACGCCCACGTATTCCGCCACGTGCGGCGCCACGCGGGTCAGCAGCAGGCCGGTGCCGCAGCCGATTTCCAGCACCCGCGACGGCTTGAGGTCGAGGATGCGGGCGACGGTGTGATCCACCCATTCCCGCATCTCGTCCCGCGGGATCGGCTGGCCGGTGTAGCTGCTGAGCCAGCCGCTGAGGTCGAAATCATCGGCCTCGGCCAGATCCCCGGTGCGGTAGTTCTCGTCCCACACCGCCTGCCATTTCTCGATCTGCGCCGTTTCCGGCGCCTGCTCGGCGGGGGGCTGCCAGTCGGGGTCGGCCTCCACATAGGCGACAAGCTGCTGACGGTTCGGCTGGTCCTCGCGGCAGACCACGACGCCGGTGCGCACGCCGGGGTGGCGGTCCAGCACCGCTTCGATCTCGCCCAGTTCGATGCGGAAGCCGCGGATCTTCACCTGATGGTCCAGCCGGCCCAGGAAGCCGATGCGCCCGTCCGGCAGATAGCGGGTGAGGTCGCCGGTGCGGTAGGCGCGCGCCCCCGGCTGGCCTGCGAAGGCGTCGGGCAGGAAGCGTTCCGCCGTCATCGCCGGCTGGTTGCGGTAGCCGCGGGCCAGCCCGATGCCGCCGATCAGCAATTCACCGGGGAAACCGGGGGGTACCAGATCGGTGCCGTCGTCGGCGATGTAGACGCGGGTGTTGCCGATGGGGTGGCCGATGGGTTCCTTGGCATCCTCCGCCGTGCCCTCGGCCTGATGCACCTGGGACACCGTGGACCAGATGGTGGTCTCGGTCGGGCCGTAGAGGTTCCACAGCTCGGCACCCGTGGCGAGCAGCCGTTCGGCCAGATCGCCCGACAGCGCTTCACCGCCGCAGAACAGCCGGCGTGGCAGTGGCCCGCGCCAGTCCGCCGCCAGCAGCAGCCGCCACGTGGCCGGGGTCGCCTGAAGGATGGTGGGGGCCGTTTCCTCCACCAGCCGGCGCAGGGCGAAGCCGTCGGCGGCGGCATCCCGCGACACCAGTTCGATCCGCCCGCCGGTGATCAGCGGCAGATAGAGTTCCAGCCCGGCGATGTCGAACGAGATGGTGGTGACCGCCAGGAACACGTCGTGTTCGGTGATCCCCGGCTCCTCCCCCATGGTCAGCAGGAAGTTGGCGAGCGCCGCGTGGCCGATCTGCACCCCCTTGGGCGTGCCGGTCGAGCCGGAGGTGTAGATGACATAGGCCAGGCTGTCGGGATGGACGGTCACCGGCGGGCGGGGCGGGGCGGCGGCCACCGCGTCCCACTCCCGCTCCAGGCACAGGCGGGGCAGGGTGGGGGCGAAGGCCACGTCCCCGGTGCTCCGCCCGGTCAGCAGCAGCGTCATCCCGGAATGGGTGGCCATGTGGGCCAGCCGTTCGTCGGGGAAGGCGGGGTCGAGGGGGACATAGGCGGCCCCGGCCTTCAGAATGCCCAGCAGCGCCACCACCATGGTGACCGAACGGTCCAGGCACACGCCGATCAGGCTTTCCGGCCCGGCGCCGCGGCTGTGCAGATACCGGGCAAGCTGCTCCGCCCGCCGGTTCAGCGCGCCATAGGACAGGGCGTGGCCGCCGTGGGACACGGCGATGCGCTCAGGCGTGCGCGCCGCCTGCCGCACGAACAGATCGGGCAGGGTCTGCGTGCCGGGATAGGGGCGTTCGGTGGCGTTGCGGTCCGCCAGCACCAGCCGCCGTTCCGCCGCGTCCATCAGGTCCAGCCGCGCCACGGGCGTGTCGGGGGCCGCCGCCAGCCCGTGCAGCAGGGCGGCGTAGCGGCGCACGAAGGCGGCGATGGTAGGTTCGTCGAACAGATCGGTGTTGTATTCCAGCTCGCCCGACAGGCCGTGGGCGGTTTCCTCCAGCTTCAGCGTCAGGTCGAACATGGACCCGGCGGTGTCCTGGGGGATCATGGTCATGCGCAGATCCCCGATCCGCACCCCCTCGGTCCGCGTGTTCTGGTTCTGCAGGATGAACATGCTCTGGAACAGCGGCGAGAAGCTCAGGTTGCGCTCGGGCTGCACCGCCTCCACCAGCCGTTCGAACGGCACGTCCTGATGGCGGAAGGCGTCCAGGCAGGTCTGACGCACCTGGGCCAGCAGGCCGCGGCCCGTCAGCCCGCCGGCCAGATCCACCCGCATCACCAGCGTGTTGACGAAGAAGCCGATCAGCCCCTCCACCTCCTCCGTCCGGCGGTTGGCGATGGGGGAGCCGACGGCCACCGTGTTCTGTCCGCTGTAGCGGGCCAGCAGCGCGCCGAACCCGGCCAGCAGCGTCATGAACAGGGTCGCCCCCGCCCCCTGGCCCAGCGCCTTCAGCCGGTCGAGCAGGTCCGCGGGCAGGGTGAAGTAATGGGTGCGCCCGGCGAACGTCTGCACCGGCGGGCGCGGACGGTCGGTGGGCAGGGTCAGCAGTGCCGGGATGCCGTCCAGCGTTTTGCGCCAATAGGAAAGCTGCCCGTCCAGCCGCTCCCTGCTCAGCCAGTCCCGTTGCCAGCAGGCGTAATCGGCGTACTGGATCGGCAGGGGCGGCAGCGGCGACGGCGCCTTGCGGGCAAAGGCGGTGTAAAGCTCCATCACTTCGCGCAGCAGCACGTTGCCGATGGACCAGCCGTCGGACACGATGTGGTGGATGTTGATCAGCAGCGTGTGGCAGTCGGGCGCCGTGCGCACCAGCGTCACCCGCAGCAACAGGTCTTCGGACAGGTGGAAGGGCCGCCGCGCTTCCCGCGCCGCGAGATCCAGCAGCGCCGTTTCCCGCTCCGCCGCCGGCAGCGGCTGGAGATCCACCACCGGCAGGGTCACGTCCACCGCGTCGTGGATGACCTGCACCGGCTGGCCGCCGTGCAGGACGAAGTTGGTGCGCAGCGCCTCGTGCCGGCGCACGACCTCCTGGAACACGGCCTCCAGTGCCGCCACGTCGAGCGGCCCGTCCAGCCGCACGGCGTTGGGCATGTTGTAGACCGAACTCGGCCCCTCCAACTGGTCCAGGAACCACAGCCGCTGCTGGGCATAGGACAGCGGCGGCACGCTCCCCGCCGGGCGGCGGGGGATGCGTTCCTTTTCCGGCGGTGCCGCCGCCGCACCCTGAAGCTTCTTCAGGAGTGCCTGCTTGGCGGGGGAGAGGGAGGCCAGCCGGTCGGCCAGCGCTTGGGCGTGTTCCAGTTCCCGGCTCATTTGATACCTGCGCTGCTCAGCAATTCGGCGGGGATGTCACCATCGGCGAGCAGGGCCGCCACCTCGTCCTCGGACATGCTTTCCAGACGGTCGAGCAGGGCCGCCAGATCCTCTTCCCCGCCGCCCGTGGGCCGTTTGCGGGCCAGGGATTCCGCCAGTTGGGCGACGGTCGGCGTGGCGAACAGGGCGTCAAGCTCCACATCCACCCCGAACAGCCGCCGCAGCCGCGACACCAATTGCGCCGCGATCAGCGAATGGCCGCCGAGGTCGAAGAAATTGTCGTTGATGCCGATGCTCTCGATCCCCAGCACCTCTTGCCACAGGGCGGCCACCGCCGCCTCGTCCTCGGTCCGGGGGGCCACATAGGGCACGAGGTCGGGGCGCTGGTGGCCCTTGGCGGGGGCGGCGTCCGTCTGTCCCTCCGCGGCGTCGGCACCCGCGCGCGGCTGGGTGCCGGCGGCCTGCCGGCGGGCGGCGGGATCGGCGGTGGCGACCACCACGCGGCCACCGGCCGGCAGGTGGGCCAGACGGGTGAAGGCGTCCGCCCCTTCCGCCGGGGTGATGGCGAAGCCGGCGCGGGCCGCCGCCGCCGCGTCCGCGGCCCACATGTCCCAATTGACCACGGTCCAGCCGCGCGCCTCGGCAAAGGTGTCGAAGGCCACGGCGGCGGCGGCGTGGGCCGCCTGTCCCAGCCCGCCGATCTCGGCGGCCAGCGACGACATGACCATGCACACCTCCACGGGCCGGGTGCGCAGCACGGCGTCCAGCGCCGCCATCGCCGCTTCCTGCTGGCCCCAATAACGGGCGCGGGTGGCGGGGTCGAGATCCCGGATGAGCCGCACGGGCCGTTCCTCGCTCATGCCGGCGGCGTGGACGACACCGGTGATGGGGCCGAGGGCATCCTCGATCCGGCGGAACGCCGCCTCCAGCGACGGCGCGTCATAGGCCGGCACGCGGATCACCAGCGCGTCGCCGGTGCCGCCCGCCGGTTCATCCGTCCCGTCGGTGTCGATCAGGGCCAGACGCACCGGCGCCAGCGCCCGGATCTGCTGCGCCAGCCCCAGCCCGATGGCGCTCAGACCCCCGGTGACGGCACAGACGCCGCCGGCACGGAACACCGGCTCCCCGCCGTCACGGTTGAGCCGCACGGGCGTGGGGGCATAGACCCAGCGCCGCCCGCCGCGCAGGGCAACGATCCGCTCCTCCGCCGGGGCATCCAGTTCGCGCACCAGCCGCCGGGCCAGGGCCGCCGCCGGATCGGCGGGGGCAACGTCGATGGCGCGGCAGCGGATGGCGGGGTGTTCCCACGGGATGGTGGCGGTCAGGCCCAGCAGGGCGGCCTTGGCCGGGTCGGCGGCGGCCTCCCCATCCAGGCCGCGCAGGCGGTCGGCGACGATGGTCAGGTCCACCGGCTCGTCCAGCGCCAGCCACGCCAGCGCCTGCACCAGCGCCAGGGCCGGGGCGGTGTGGCGGGCGATGGCGGGGGCACCCTCGGCCACCCCCTCCCCGGTCAGGCCCCAGAGATGGACGATCCGGCGGGGCAGGGCGCCGTCGGTCAGCAACTCATCGAACAGGGCGGTGAAATCGTCCGTCTGCGCCGGGTCGATGGTGTAGGCGGTGCCGCTGTCCTTGGCGAAGGCGGCACCGGCCCGCACCGTCACCACCGGGCGGTCCAGCCGCGCCAGTTCATCGGCCAGTGCGGTGCCGACACCGCGGGTGTCGGTGAACACCAGGGTGGTGCCGTCCGCGTCGGTGCGCGGGGCCGGGGCCACCGCCGCCCGCCAGCCGGGCAGGTGGAACCAGTCGGCCACGTCCGTGCGCTTGCCGGCGGTCACCGGGGCGGCGGCGGTGCGCTTGCCCGGTGCCACCCAATAGCTTTGCCGCTGGAACGGGTATGTGGGCAGCGGCACCCGGCGGCGGCGCTCGTCGCGGTAGAACCCGCTCCAATCCGGGGCCACGCCGCGCTTCCACAGTTCGGCCACCGCGTGCAGCAGGGTTTCCAGCGCGCCCCGGCT
Proteins encoded in this window:
- a CDS encoding non-ribosomal peptide synthetase, with product MSRELEHAQALADRLASLSPAKQALLKKLQGAAAAPPEKERIPRRPAGSVPPLSYAQQRLWFLDQLEGPSSVYNMPNAVRLDGPLDVAALEAVFQEVVRRHEALRTNFVLHGGQPVQVIHDAVDVTLPVVDLQPLPAAERETALLDLAAREARRPFHLSEDLLLRVTLVRTAPDCHTLLINIHHIVSDGWSIGNVLLREVMELYTAFARKAPSPLPPLPIQYADYACWQRDWLSRERLDGQLSYWRKTLDGIPALLTLPTDRPRPPVQTFAGRTHYFTLPADLLDRLKALGQGAGATLFMTLLAGFGALLARYSGQNTVAVGSPIANRRTEEVEGLIGFFVNTLVMRVDLAGGLTGRGLLAQVRQTCLDAFRHQDVPFERLVEAVQPERNLSFSPLFQSMFILQNQNTRTEGVRIGDLRMTMIPQDTAGSMFDLTLKLEETAHGLSGELEYNTDLFDEPTIAAFVRRYAALLHGLAAAPDTPVARLDLMDAAERRLVLADRNATERPYPGTQTLPDLFVRQAARTPERIAVSHGGHALSYGALNRRAEQLARYLHSRGAGPESLIGVCLDRSVTMVVALLGILKAGAAYVPLDPAFPDERLAHMATHSGMTLLLTGRSTGDVAFAPTLPRLCLEREWDAVAAAPPRPPVTVHPDSLAYVIYTSGSTGTPKGVQIGHAALANFLLTMGEEPGITEHDVFLAVTTISFDIAGLELYLPLITGGRIELVSRDAAADGFALRRLVEETAPTILQATPATWRLLLAADWRGPLPRRLFCGGEALSGDLAERLLATGAELWNLYGPTETTIWSTVSQVHQAEGTAEDAKEPIGHPIGNTRVYIADDGTDLVPPGFPGELLIGGIGLARGYRNQPAMTAERFLPDAFAGQPGARAYRTGDLTRYLPDGRIGFLGRLDHQVKIRGFRIELGEIEAVLDRHPGVRTGVVVCREDQPNRQQLVAYVEADPDWQPPAEQAPETAQIEKWQAVWDENYRTGDLAEADDFDLSGWLSSYTGQPIPRDEMREWVDHTVARILDLKPSRVLEIGCGTGLLLTRVAPHVAEYVGVDFSASVLETLSARVTARGLTQVRLLRRQAREVGEGHHRCFDTVVVNSVSQYFPGLDYFLDVLDAAVAAVADGGSIFLGDLRALPLLELQHASVQFHQAEDSCTPDDLRRRVAGQAEHEEELLFDPALFAALPARFPRISRVLLQLKRGAALNEMTRFRYDVVLRVGPGVPAADAGTVIDAGHGPAWDEIRAAVAQAAQTGPVTIRNLRNRRVDDDRRVLAWLADPAGPASVEAMRRHLDEHPAGGVTPEQVWELGRDLGLRVSCGWPGGQPGSGRFDAVLSRGTGPDDGIGIPLTPADGATDAPLANDPVRGGRVRALVADLRRRMAERLPDYMVPSAIVCLDRLPLTPNGKIDRRALPVPAGLDVEGKYEAPRTPDEEKLAAIWAAVLGVERVGATDNFFHLGGHSLLAIQVISRIREAWAVELPIKALFDTPTVRLLAERLGGTDTRADVVLPPIVALSAAERDSAPLSFSQQRLWFLDRLEGQSLAYHIAGAIRITGPLDVDALERVVGEIARRHDALRTSFPERGGSPVQAVADPVPYALRTVALDALPPHARDLELRQRLASESERPFDLARDTLFRAVLLRLAPGEHVFAVTLHHIISDQWSIGLIFQEMAALYRAFSAGQPSPLPALPVQYADYAVWQRQWLSGEVLQAQMRYWTGQLAGAPAVLELPFDRPRPAVRRHRGRIHGFVIDAGLTARVNQLGRSAEATPFMTLLAGFGILLARLGRTDDLVVGSPIANRNQAALESLVGFFVNTLPLRIDLSGQPSVRTVLERIRRTALSAYDHQDVPFEQIVETLQPERSLSHTPIFQVMFVLQNAPMPDMEMGDLTLSVVEPTAVSAKFDLTLSLEERGGELHGTVEYDTDLFDDATIDAFTGQYRRILDAMAAAPDADIAALPLLGEAQRRAILVDWNRTMAPTPQDGTIHALFERQAALTPDRPALVHGDGVLTYGALNRLANRAAHRLIALGVGPEVTVGLHVEPSLDMLVGLLAILKAGGAYVPLVPRTPPDRLAFILGQTGATLVLSEPALAGALPAGTGVRMVEDLRAPGVTDTNPVRAVPSDALAYIIYTSGSTGRPKGVQVSHANLVHSTHARLARYTGQPVTSMLLLQPLGFDVATGCIFWTLCQGGRLHLESTDLAQDPRQLLDHMMRARASHLVLVPLSYLPLLDAAGPGELADLRTVILGGEAMPPELVARHGEALPHTALFNEYGPTEATVWASVHAVDPQARETVIPIGRPTPHSRLYCLDGRFGPQPAGVAGELLIGGPQVTRGYLAHPAQTAASFVPDPFAPVPGARLYRTGDLVRWRRSGELEFLGRDDHQVKIRGFRIELGEIAAVIAGHPAVTDAVVVADGRAGGAKRLVAYVTGTAVPDGREMRGYLADRLPDYMIPSAFVALASFPLTANGKLDRSSLPAPDFGVRETAYAAPRTPTETLLATIWQEVLGLEQVGIHDNFFSLGGDSILSIQIANRAGRAGFGISVRQLFQNQTIAELARVMPEQAAVHAEQGIVSGPAAATPVLAWFYDGLPPEPWHFNQSVLLEVTPGLPPQDVETAVHHLLVHHDMLRARFHGEPGDAPRIDIADSVEAIPFSFHDLTSLASADKAPVLRAEAERLQRSLDLTRGPLIRAALFRMGGGADRLLLAIHHFVVDGVSLRILLSDLATALHALRQGQPVELAAKTTAFPYWSQRLAAYAAGEPALAELPFWRDQVTAPGVPLPVDMAEADSANTPPANTTASAEHVTVALAAASTQALLQQTPRVYRTQINDVLLTALVRAFADWTGDASLRIVLEGHGREPLFDDVDLTRTVGWFTAAYPIALSASAGDDAGTALKRIKETLRAVPNQGIGYGILRYLSPDPAVRAALECATEPEVSFNYLGRFEQDMAGSIILGEAREDIGDDQSRAGNRRFVIEVNGLLRGDRMEFIWTYSRNRHTRRTVETLAQRFVQELDAIIAHCATAGAGGYTPSDFPLAAVGDTALDGLFHRWGRGVEDVYRLSPLQQGMMFHALYQPQSGAYVIQLAARLEGDLRADAFRRAWQRVVERHPSLRTVFLPDIAADPVQVVLQRADLPWEDLDWSNDPSADSRLDAYLRDDRTRGFALDAAPLMRCALIRLNERSWRFVWSHHHLLTDGWCLPILMREVMHWYGTFAAGRDADLPTPPPYRNYIAWLGRQDMGKAEAFWRANLAGFDTPTPLGVDRPAHHAAGGAEPAADFREIGCSLSAEASQALTRFAQSRRLTLGVVIQGAWAVLLGRYGQTADVVFGTTVSGRPPEIAEVDSMVGLFINTLPVRVAIDADQGVTPFFAALMDAQITRDLYTHTPLTAIHGWSGVGPRDPLFESVVVFENYPMDSTLEETGTLSVTDVRLQEQNNIPLTVTAAGGTQIPLKIAYDRARFDDGAAARILGHLESLLSGLAEAPDQTVGAWAADCLMTADERRLLVHGLNDTVRENPELARTLPDLFEDQVRRTPDRTAVVFEDQQITYGALNRRANRLAHHLRSLGIGPGDLVGLYVDRSPDMLVGLLGIQKAGAASVPLDPGFPADRIAFMLSDASAALVLTQTHLRADLDGVPAPLLCLDDPATGAGHPSGAPVRPVIAGQLAYVLYTSGSTGRPKGVQVTQAGLVNFLATMAEAPGLEADDVLFAVTTISFDIAGLELYLPLLVGARVVLASRETAADGFQLLAGLEESGATVLQATPATWRLLLDAGWRGAPLRRALCGGEALSRDLATRMDATGVEVWNLYGPTETTIWSSRILAAPGTHDEASEPIGRPIANTTLFVTDRRHGLVPMGVAGELLIGGSGLAMGYLGRPSLTAEKFIPDPFATQPGARVYRTGDLVRHRPDGNLVFLGRMDHQVKLRGFRIELGEIEAVLNERAEVTQAVVTLWGATADDQRLVAYVQPSPDAGDTPSRAALRGWLSGRVPAYMIPSDVVVMERFPLTPNGKLDRRSLPPPGRPAARELTAPRTPVEEQLAAIMAEVLSQERVGIDDDFFALGGHSLLATRLVARVKQTLGLAVPLPVLFEGPTVRQLAAHVDTILWAARQHGAPETAMSDDEEEISL